The Lepidochelys kempii isolate rLepKem1 chromosome 25, rLepKem1.hap2, whole genome shotgun sequence genome contains a region encoding:
- the PRR22 gene encoding proline-rich protein 22 encodes MATLEPSVLDTSKEQSCNPTVLQTDTVMTQQPKLFYQQHDAYVPRPSDQSESQSNQPLQTFVLPDNPVSLGPSNLYHPPSQEKDIFTVPPAGFQMAPCGCFFDPRIYRIEWATTNFVQPSIYKLTGGSSSPNAYLLDTHRYLKSPVQTVPYPPFHPIPSNPQYIMPYFNQEGPANGTEQVNLVPHPLHDSPFLEMPQPQEEGQNNDSKLPQLLLSLPGLSQNEQGLQISPYSHLKGTPSPHNPECEGFDGLQVEGEELKENHMSQNLLLNTQIPDTCIEDQNPLSSPSVANAQVMVKAVSCPLQDSLGAEASTVLDTEEPFDLPEKVLLEDAMKLFDCSPANSDSEVSRDNLSRTLASSESESKDCSFPCDDSSSDIRSLNLPDELLSFDYSVPEILNTVASVDYFYDLKTFNEDPKWDLELVLQPPQTSGSLQGPRQEPQGKRKHSNASTKKGKQKDSKNKPASTQGSSTPGRQECPVTGI; translated from the exons ATGGCAACACTAGAGCCAAGTGTCCTAGATACATCCAAAGAGCAGTCGTGTAACCCGACTGTCCTTCAAACGGACACAGTAATGACGCAGCAACCGAAACTGTTCTACCAGCAACACGATGCCTATGTTCCCAGACCCTCAGATCAATCAGAGAGCCAGTCAAACCAGCCACTTCAAACATTTGTCCTTCCAGACAACCCTGTATCCCTAG GACCATCCAACCTGTACCATCCCCCAAGTCAAGAGAAAGACATTTTCACAGTACCCCCTGCAG GTTTCCAGATGGCACCCTGTGGGTGCTTTTTCGATCCCCGGATATATCGCATAGAATGGGCAACGACCAATTTCGTGCAACCGTCCATTTATAAGCTCACGGGTGGATCAAGTTCACCAAACGCTTACCTTCTGGACACCCACAGATACCTCAAGAGTCCTGTCCAGACAGTCCCCTACCCACCCTTCCACCCGATCCCAAGCAACCCCCAGTACATCATGCCTTATTTCAATCAGGAGGGCCCTGCTAATGGGACAGAACAAGTTAATTTGGTTCCTCACCCACTCCATGACTCTCCATTTCTTGAGATGCCTCAGCCCCAGGAAGAAGGTCAGAACAATGACAGCAAACTGCCCCAGCTCCTTCTATCGCTGCCTGGACTCAGCCAGAATGAGCAGGGCCTCCAGATAAGCCCCTACAGCCACCTTAAGGGTACGCCAAGTCCCCACAACCCGGAGTGTGAAGGGTTTGATGGTTTGCAGGTGGAGGGGGAAGAACTCAAAGAAAATCACATGAGCCAGAACCTCCTATTGAATACACAGATCCCAGACACTTGCATCGAAGATCAAAACCCTCTTTCCAGTCCCAGTGTTGCAAACGCGCAGGTGATGGTGAAGGCAGTGTCCTGTCCTCTGCAGGACAGCCTCGGAGCTGAAGCCAGCACAGTGCTGGACACAGAGGAGCCCTTCGATCTGCCTGAGAAGGTTTTGTTGGAAGATGCAATGAAGCTGTTTGATTGCTCTCCAGCTAACTCGGACTCGGAGGTTTCCAGAGACAACCTGAGCCGCACCCTAGCGTCCAGCGAGAGCGAAAGCAAAGATTGCAGCTTCCCGTGTGACGACTCGTCCAGCGACATACGGTCACTCAACCTGCCTGATGAGCTGCTGTCTTTTGACTATAGCGTGCCCGAGATCCTAAACACCGTGGCAAGCGTGGATTATTTCTATGACCTCAAAACTTTCAATGAGGACCCCAAGTGGGATTTGGAGCTGGTGCTGCAGCCTCCCCAAACCAGTGGGTCGCTCCAGGGCCCCAGGCAAGAGCCTCAAGGAAAAAGGAAGCACAGCAATGCATCCACTAAGAAAGGAAAGCAGAAAGACAGCAAGAATAAACCTGCCTCTACACAGGGTAGCAGCACACCAGGCAGGCAGGAGTGCCCGGTGACAGGCATCTGA
- the LOC140903251 gene encoding la-related protein 6-like, whose protein sequence is MSSHGSLVALGLGSQPRCSTPMQVQTTPFSTLHFLPHKGQPLPPLSQEDFFENFDGSFYDLNDIFGADSFECDSSVPDSHLIQRIVSQVEFYLSDENLAKDAFLLKHVQKNKLGFVSIKLLTSFKKVKYLTRDWRITLYALQFSELLEVNEEGTKVRRKIPIPESLLSIPPSKLLLAWNLLPQEQGMSPPLQKSFIETITKMFSPFGAIASIRILRPGKKLPADVKKYSSRYPELLTKCCALVEYENLESARKAYEELNHGQGSPGRESIKVVRLSGKGSKKKSGDDVEEVELVDQLARKQQASERLAYATGDSFFCSSSESDSTPASPPVLMQKYLSTPAWSACSLGVSFKPSFFSSPHASPLLSNKSLAHPHCPSPLAAELGNGGSSSPDTSPEFRRFSDSCWDSGIGSGSSWVQRRRVAAHSQSLETRALPCCSLELRKMPDPFGLRPGVMRLPRGPDGTKGFYNSIGRGKLVLRH, encoded by the exons ATGTCGTCCCATGGTTCCTTGGTGGCCCTGGGGCTTGGTTCCCAGCCCAGGTGTAGCACCCCCATGCAAGTGCAAACGACCCCCTTTTCTACTCTGCACTTCCTTCCACACAAGGGCCAgcctctccccccactcagccagGAAGACTTCTTTGAGAACTTTGATGG GAGCTTCTATGACCTGAATGACATTTTTGGGGCTGACTCGTTCGAGTGCGACTCCTCGGTGCCCGACTCCCATCTGATCCAGAGGATTGTGTCTCAAGTGGAGTTCTACTTGTCTGATGAGAACCTGGCCAAGGATGCCTTCCTCCTGAAGCACGTTCAGAAGAACAAATTGGGCTTTGTCAGCATCAAACTGCTGACATCTTTCAAGAAG GTGAAATACCTAACCCGAGACTGGAGGATCACTCTCTATGCCCTGCAGTTCTCGGAGCTGCTGGAGGTGAACGAAGAAGGGACTAAAGTGAGAAGGAAAATCCCCATCCCGGAGTCTCTCCTGAGCATCCCACCAAGCAAGCTGCTCCTTGCCTGGAACCTCCTACCCCAGGAACAGGGAATGTCGCCACCGCTCCAGAAGAGCTTCATTGAGACCATCACTAAAATGTTCAGCCCCTTCGGCGCCATCGCCTCTATTCGCATCTTGAGGCCAGGCAAGAAGCTGCCTGCTGACGTGAAGAAGTATTCCTCCCGCTACCCTGAGCTCCTGACCAAGTGCTGTGCCCTGGTGGAGTATGAAAACCTAGAGAGTGCTAGGAAGGCTTATGAGGAGCTGAACCATGGCCAGGGCTCCCCCGGCAGAGAGAGCATCAAGGTGGTCCGTCTCTCTGGGAAGGGCTCCAAAAAGAAGAGCGGGGATGACGTAGAAGAGGTGGAGCTGGTGGACCAGCTGGCCAGGAAGCAGCAGGCATCGGAGAGGCTGGCCTATGCCACGGGAGATTCTTTCTTCTGCAGCTCTTCGGAGTCTGACAGCACGCCGGCTTCCCCTCCCGTCCTGATGCAGAAGTATCTCTCCACTCCAGCGTGGTCCGCCTGCAGCCTGGGCGTGAGCTTCAAACCCTCCTTCTTCAGCAGCCCTCACGCCAGCCCTCTTCTCTCCAATAAAAGCCTGGCTCACCCCCACTGCCCTTCACCGCTGGCTGCCGAGCTGGGCAATGGTGGCTCCTCCAGCCCAGACACGAGTCCCGAGTTCCGAAGATTTTCCGATTCCTGCTGGGACAGCGGGATTGGCTCTGGCAGCTCATGGGTCCAGCGGCGACGGGTGGCCGCCCATAGCCAGTCTCTGGAAACCAGAGCTCTACCCTGCTGCTCTCTGGAGTTAAGAAAGATGCCAGATCCCTTTGGCCTTCGACCTGGGGTGATGCGCCTGCCCCGTGGTCCAGATGGCACCAAAGGCTTCTACAACAGCATCGGGAGAGGAAAGCTGGTCCTAAGACACTAG